Sequence from the uncultured Flavobacterium sp. genome:
GCTGTTTCTCCTGAGAAAAAACAATCAGAACTTATACTTTTTACACTCAATAAACGTACAGAATCAAGTGAACATTTAGATTTCATAAAACCTTTATTAGAAGGAAAAAATGTTGGACTAATGAGCGAAGCCGGTTGTCCCGGTGTTGCTGATCCTGGTGCTGTTATCGTGAAATTGGCACATGAAAAAGGTATTCAGGTTGTTCCTTTAGTTGGACCTTCTTCTATATTATTAGCAATGATGGCTTCAGGAATGAATGGTCAAAGTTTTACCTTCAACGGATATTTACCTATTGATAAAGACGAGAAAAAATCAGCATTGAAACATTTTGAGAAATTATCTCAGGATAAAAATCAATCTCAAATTTTTATCGAAACTCCATATAGAAACAATAAATTGGTTGAAGATATTTTGCAAATCGTAAATCCTTCGACTCATCTTTGTATTGCAACTGACATTACACTTCCAACAGAATTTATTAAGACAATGCGTGTTTCTGACTGGAAAAAGTTGAAAGTTGATTTACATAATCGACCAACGATTTTCATTATTCATAAAATGTAAAAACTTAAGTCCGATCATTATTATGAAAAACTTTTTGATGCTAATTTTAATTTTTGCTGTTCAAAAAACATTTTCTCAAAAGGAAAACATA
This genomic interval carries:
- a CDS encoding SAM-dependent methyltransferase, translated to MKLLGKLYLIPTTMGESDPMDVLPQTVKRSIDFIDHYIVENEKTARKSIKAVSPEKKQSELILFTLNKRTESSEHLDFIKPLLEGKNVGLMSEAGCPGVADPGAVIVKLAHEKGIQVVPLVGPSSILLAMMASGMNGQSFTFNGYLPIDKDEKKSALKHFEKLSQDKNQSQIFIETPYRNNKLVEDILQIVNPSTHLCIATDITLPTEFIKTMRVSDWKKLKVDLHNRPTIFIIHKM